One region of Marivirga arenosa genomic DNA includes:
- the gyrB gene encoding DNA topoisomerase (ATP-hydrolyzing) subunit B produces the protein MSTEKDNKNKDYSAGNITVLEGLEAVRKRPAMYIGDVGIKGLHHMIWEVVDNSIDEAMAGHCSQIIVEINTDNSIDVVDDGRGIPVDMHEKEGKSALEVVMTVLHAGGKFDKDTYKVSGGLHGVGVSCVNALSSHLKATVYSRDGKIYQQEYQKGVPDYPVKPVGETDITGTRIHFKPDTDIFTESVYKYDTIATRLRELAYLNAGIKIKLIDNREKDEEGNIKEEDFFSEGGLLEFVDYLDAGREKLIPQPVYMEGEKNGVPVQVAMNYNTSYTENVVSYVNNINTHEGGTHVSGFRRALTRTLKSYADKSGLLDKQKIEIAGDDFREGLTAIISVKVAEPQFEGQTKTKLGNSDVMGAVETCVAETLQYFLEENPKEAKMIVQKVILAAQARHAARKAREMVQRKNVMSGTGLPGKLADCSEKDPSMCEIYLVEGDSAGGSAKQGRDRNFQAILPLKGKILNVEKAQEHKIYDNDEIKNILTALGVRFGTEDDEKALNLEKLRYHKIVIMTDADIDGSHIRTLILTLFFRYMRELIEKGYIYIAQPPLYLIKRGKTERYVFTEDERVEAVKEISPDGTEGAVHLQRYKGLGEMNPEQLWNTTMDPTQRKMKQVSIESAAEADHLFSMLMGDEVPPRRDFIEKNAKYAKVDV, from the coding sequence ATGAGTACAGAAAAAGATAATAAGAACAAAGATTATTCAGCGGGTAATATTACCGTTTTAGAGGGACTAGAAGCAGTAAGAAAGAGACCAGCCATGTACATTGGTGATGTAGGGATTAAAGGACTTCATCATATGATCTGGGAGGTTGTTGATAATTCTATTGATGAAGCAATGGCAGGGCATTGTTCTCAGATTATTGTGGAAATCAATACCGATAATTCAATTGACGTAGTTGATGATGGTAGAGGTATCCCAGTGGACATGCACGAGAAAGAAGGGAAATCGGCTCTAGAAGTAGTTATGACTGTACTACACGCTGGTGGTAAATTTGACAAAGATACTTACAAAGTTTCTGGTGGTCTTCACGGTGTTGGGGTTTCCTGTGTGAATGCTCTATCTTCTCATTTAAAAGCTACTGTATACAGTAGAGATGGAAAGATATACCAACAAGAATATCAAAAAGGGGTTCCAGATTATCCCGTAAAACCCGTTGGTGAAACCGACATTACAGGTACTAGAATCCATTTTAAGCCAGATACGGATATATTCACAGAATCAGTTTATAAATATGATACCATAGCCACTCGTTTAAGAGAGTTAGCGTATTTGAATGCGGGTATCAAAATTAAATTAATCGATAATCGAGAAAAAGACGAAGAAGGTAACATTAAAGAAGAGGATTTCTTCTCTGAAGGTGGACTTTTGGAATTTGTTGATTATTTGGACGCTGGTAGAGAAAAGCTGATTCCTCAACCTGTTTACATGGAAGGTGAGAAAAATGGTGTACCTGTTCAGGTTGCCATGAACTATAATACATCCTATACTGAGAATGTAGTTTCATATGTAAACAACATTAATACTCATGAAGGAGGTACTCACGTTTCAGGTTTTAGAAGAGCTTTAACCAGAACGTTAAAGTCTTATGCTGATAAGTCTGGATTATTAGATAAGCAAAAAATAGAAATTGCAGGGGATGATTTTAGAGAAGGTTTAACTGCAATTATCTCCGTTAAAGTAGCAGAACCACAATTCGAAGGGCAAACAAAAACCAAATTAGGTAATTCAGATGTAATGGGTGCCGTAGAAACCTGCGTTGCCGAAACATTACAATATTTCTTAGAGGAGAACCCTAAGGAAGCTAAAATGATAGTTCAAAAAGTTATTTTGGCAGCTCAAGCCCGACATGCCGCTCGTAAAGCGCGTGAAATGGTGCAGCGTAAAAATGTGATGTCAGGTACTGGTTTACCGGGTAAATTAGCTGATTGTTCTGAAAAGGATCCGAGCATGTGTGAGATTTATTTAGTTGAGGGTGATTCAGCTGGTGGATCTGCTAAGCAGGGGCGTGATCGTAATTTTCAAGCAATACTACCATTGAAAGGTAAAATCTTAAATGTAGAAAAAGCACAAGAGCATAAAATCTACGATAATGATGAGATTAAAAATATCTTAACTGCGCTAGGCGTACGTTTTGGAACAGAAGATGATGAAAAAGCTTTAAATCTTGAGAAACTAAGATATCACAAAATTGTAATTATGACGGATGCTGATATCGATGGATCACACATCAGAACGTTAATCTTAACGCTTTTCTTCCGTTATATGAGAGAATTGATTGAGAAAGGCTATATCTATATCGCGCAACCTCCTTTATATTTGATTAAAAGAGGTAAAACAGAACGATACGTTTTTACAGAAGATGAAAGAGTAGAAGCAGTTAAAGAAATATCTCCTGATGGAACTGAAGGTGCAGTACACTTACAACGTTACAAAGGTTTGGGTGAAATGAATCCTGAGCAGTTATGGAATACCACTATGGATCCTACACAACGAAAAATGAAACAAGTTTCCATTGAATCAGCAGCTGAAGCAGATCATTTGTTTAGTATGTTGATGGGGGATGAGGTTCCACCTAGAAGAGATTTTATTGAGAAAAATGCAAAATATGCGAAAGTTGATGTTTAA
- a CDS encoding methyltransferase domain-containing protein, whose translation MELNESYWTSRYQNDQTGWDIGYASPAITNFMNQIENKDSKILIPGCGNAYEAKYLWENGFKNVYLLDFSPIPLKKFAEENPEFPKEQLLNFNFFNLTKSFDIIIEQTFFCALNPELRPQYVQKMKALLRPNGILFGLLFNIPLFDDRPPFGGEKSEYEKLFEKEFQIEIMEKCKNSIPERAGNELFFKVSLRS comes from the coding sequence ATGGAGTTAAATGAATCTTATTGGACATCGAGATACCAGAATGATCAGACAGGCTGGGACATTGGATATGCATCCCCTGCGATAACGAATTTTATGAATCAGATTGAGAATAAAGATTCAAAAATTTTGATTCCGGGTTGTGGAAATGCATATGAAGCAAAATACTTGTGGGAAAATGGATTTAAAAATGTGTATTTACTTGATTTTTCGCCTATTCCATTAAAAAAGTTTGCGGAAGAAAATCCTGAATTCCCGAAAGAGCAGCTTTTAAATTTTAACTTTTTCAACCTTACTAAATCTTTTGATATTATTATTGAACAGACATTTTTTTGTGCATTGAATCCAGAATTAAGACCTCAATATGTTCAAAAAATGAAAGCGCTTTTAAGGCCGAATGGTATTTTATTTGGATTGCTATTTAATATTCCGTTGTTTGATGATCGTCCACCTTTTGGTGGTGAGAAAAGTGAATATGAAAAACTTTTCGAAAAGGAATTTCAAATTGAAATTATGGAGAAGTGTAAAAACTCAATTCCTGAAAGAGCAGGAAATGAACTTTTTTTTAAAGTGAGTCTAAGGAGCTAA
- a CDS encoding leucine-rich repeat domain-containing protein: MYRIILLLISAQLILTFNTLSQHKFYSKQDSLDYRHYSLILSKGYSFSVENGAVKRVLVDSSYLESDKYIPYDSALKIIRSIPKFSYSTHSPNKEFTSLKELNETNQYDSITQLSISGKSNTKLPLLRIIKCKNLKEIELVGTNIRKIPWMLNWKVFGLDSLKTIRVYNHAPGVKLKFAKNDNIEKFVFRDSPYSPAPHFYKLKNLIEVDLVQNDFAPDTKFNFEKFKKLDHLNLSKNSISIKNLAKDTVHSLGHLILSFNNLQSVDQEIGYFKDLTDLQLAENDIVSENIDLALGTLTNLEILSFYKNELDSIPPFIFNLNNLIELDLYYNEIEKLPSQLGELTKLERLYIAHNKFYSIPESVGKLRSLKEFYIHHNRVSYLPQSIGNLEHITDFHIQNNYFQGFPEFVLNYRKLEDLDVSNNEIEKLPKEILQLENLKYLWMKGITFLATDKAEANDIKNTLESLQKKGVKVSIDLE, translated from the coding sequence ATGTATAGAATTATCCTTCTACTTATATCCGCTCAGTTAATATTGACTTTCAATACTTTAAGCCAGCATAAGTTTTATTCTAAACAAGATTCACTTGACTATAGACACTACAGCTTAATACTGAGTAAAGGTTACTCATTTTCGGTTGAAAATGGAGCGGTAAAAAGAGTTTTGGTAGATAGTAGCTATCTAGAGTCCGATAAATATATCCCTTATGACTCTGCTTTAAAAATAATAAGGTCTATCCCTAAATTTTCATACTCAACCCATTCACCCAATAAAGAATTTACTTCTCTTAAAGAGCTTAACGAAACGAATCAATACGATTCTATAACGCAGCTTTCAATATCTGGAAAATCCAATACTAAACTTCCTTTATTAAGAATTATAAAATGTAAAAACCTAAAAGAAATTGAACTTGTAGGGACCAATATTAGGAAAATCCCATGGATGCTAAACTGGAAAGTTTTTGGTTTAGACAGTCTAAAAACAATAAGAGTATACAATCATGCACCTGGTGTAAAACTCAAATTTGCTAAGAATGATAATATTGAGAAATTTGTATTTCGCGACAGTCCCTACTCTCCTGCACCTCATTTTTATAAATTAAAAAATTTAATAGAAGTTGATTTAGTCCAAAATGACTTTGCCCCTGATACAAAATTCAATTTTGAAAAGTTTAAAAAATTAGACCATTTAAATCTGTCTAAGAACTCAATTTCTATTAAAAATTTAGCAAAAGATACGGTTCACAGCTTAGGGCATCTGATATTATCTTTTAACAACCTTCAATCTGTTGATCAGGAAATTGGCTATTTTAAAGACCTAACGGACCTTCAGCTAGCTGAAAATGATATAGTAAGTGAAAATATTGATCTTGCTTTAGGTACTTTAACTAATCTGGAAATATTATCATTTTACAAAAATGAATTAGACAGCATCCCTCCTTTCATTTTCAACCTTAATAATTTAATAGAATTGGATTTATACTATAATGAAATTGAAAAGCTTCCATCTCAATTAGGTGAATTAACTAAATTAGAAAGGCTATATATTGCACACAATAAATTTTATAGCATCCCTGAAAGTGTTGGGAAATTAAGATCTTTAAAGGAATTCTACATTCACCATAATCGAGTCTCTTACTTACCTCAATCTATTGGAAATTTGGAACATATTACTGATTTCCATATTCAGAATAATTACTTTCAAGGTTTTCCTGAATTCGTTCTAAATTATCGAAAACTAGAAGATTTAGATGTTTCGAATAATGAAATTGAAAAATTACCTAAAGAAATATTACAACTTGAAAATTTGAAATATTTATGGATGAAGGGCATAACCTTTTTAGCCACTGACAAAGCTGAGGCTAATGATATTAAAAACACATTAGAATCACTTCAAAAAAAAGGTGTAAAAGTCAGCATCGACCTTGAATAA
- a CDS encoding O-methyltransferase — MNFFLFKEYIKYFHLQTDEHSLHSPFFYNFYLKLIKSKQKHLDWSSIEVKRQELLNNSQEIEIFDLGAGSKVQNSSKRRISSIAKHSLSSSKFSQFLFQLIQFYDFQQIIELGTSLGINTSYLASANNQSIVDSFEADQNALKIAKYVNQNFENINFHEGNIDNTLPELLNNLTEIDLVYADANHTYEATIRYFDLIAPKLHAASIYILDDIHWSSGMNKAWNELKIHNKVSASIDLFDAGLLFFNPELNQQHYILKF, encoded by the coding sequence TTGAATTTCTTTCTATTCAAAGAATACATCAAGTATTTTCATTTACAAACTGACGAACACTCTTTACATTCACCTTTCTTCTATAATTTTTATTTAAAACTGATCAAATCAAAACAAAAACACCTTGATTGGTCATCAATTGAAGTTAAAAGACAGGAACTATTAAATAATTCTCAGGAAATAGAAATATTTGATTTAGGAGCGGGATCAAAAGTTCAAAATAGCTCAAAGCGTAGAATTAGTTCAATTGCAAAGCATAGTTTAAGCAGCTCTAAATTTTCACAGTTTTTATTCCAACTTATTCAATTTTATGATTTTCAGCAGATCATTGAACTTGGTACAAGTCTGGGCATTAATACTTCTTATTTGGCTTCTGCTAATAATCAGTCTATAGTAGATAGTTTTGAAGCTGATCAAAATGCTTTAAAAATAGCAAAATATGTGAATCAAAACTTTGAAAACATCAATTTTCATGAAGGTAATATAGACAATACACTTCCTGAATTGTTAAATAATCTAACTGAAATTGACTTAGTTTATGCTGATGCCAATCATACTTATGAAGCTACTATACGGTATTTTGACCTAATTGCTCCTAAATTACATGCTGCTTCTATATATATATTAGATGATATACATTGGTCTTCTGGAATGAATAAAGCATGGAATGAGTTGAAGATACATAACAAGGTATCAGCATCTATTGATTTATTTGATGCAGGACTACTCTTCTTCAACCCTGAATTAAACCAACAGCATTACATTTTAAAATTTTAG
- a CDS encoding chromosome segregation protein SMC translates to MSEEQKKSDYNEIVNQNKSSNRNIIIIALVVLIAVVVGVKFYLDSEKENEELRENLERTYSDLDSISSQLDQKIAEIETLGGDISELQLIRKNLEAEKEELKQSNNWAANQIQRYRDKVSGYEELLNLQDEKIKKLEAINEQLLSENTDLKTEKNVLNDSISRLKNNREELQDKVELASRLKAENIKVIAINSRGKERADLEYKPRHIEKLRIKFNLAENNVAQPEGKDIILRVINPIGNALFDVATGSGSFMIDGKEMFYTAKQEILFDNTQQELSFIYDRGEEYEEGAYQVELYADDYLIGKEKFVVN, encoded by the coding sequence ATGTCAGAAGAACAAAAAAAGTCAGATTACAATGAGATTGTAAATCAGAATAAAAGCTCGAACAGAAACATCATTATCATCGCATTGGTCGTGTTAATAGCAGTTGTTGTGGGTGTAAAGTTTTATCTTGATTCAGAAAAAGAAAATGAAGAATTAAGAGAGAATCTGGAAAGAACCTATTCTGATCTTGATAGTATCAGCAGTCAATTAGATCAGAAAATTGCTGAAATTGAAACATTAGGTGGTGATATTTCTGAATTACAATTAATCAGAAAAAATCTTGAAGCTGAAAAAGAAGAATTAAAGCAATCCAATAACTGGGCAGCTAACCAAATTCAAAGATATAGAGACAAGGTTAGTGGTTATGAAGAATTATTAAATCTTCAAGACGAGAAAATAAAAAAGCTTGAAGCTATTAATGAGCAACTACTTTCCGAGAATACTGATTTAAAGACTGAAAAGAATGTTTTAAATGATAGCATCTCCAGACTTAAAAACAACAGAGAGGAATTACAAGATAAAGTTGAGCTTGCTTCTCGATTAAAAGCTGAAAATATTAAGGTTATAGCCATCAATAGCAGAGGTAAAGAACGAGCAGATTTGGAGTATAAACCTCGTCATATTGAGAAGCTTAGAATAAAATTTAATCTGGCGGAGAATAATGTAGCGCAGCCGGAAGGAAAAGATATTATCTTAAGAGTTATCAATCCTATTGGAAATGCTTTGTTTGATGTAGCTACCGGATCTGGCTCGTTCATGATTGACGGAAAGGAAATGTTTTATACGGCTAAGCAGGAAATTTTATTTGATAATACTCAGCAGGAGCTTTCATTTATTTATGACAGAGGCGAAGAATATGAAGAAGGAGCTTATCAAGTTGAGTTATACGCTGATGATTATTTAATTGGTAAAGAAAAATTCGTAGTGAATTAA
- a CDS encoding acyloxyacyl hydrolase — protein sequence MRFKSLTLIIALTICFSSFAQEDKHFIVPELMVGSIVPNYLKAPSFGMKVGGAVTYYKSAESNTPTNRYYNKPLLGLQAGVYRLGNPQVYGNEFNLMPVLGLRMKKGMFQWGIGTSYFTKTYRQDERNQSIGSHFNWAFNWMYYRSFKLFEENDLRIGFGYRHSSNGHTQLPNYGLNSAILSITIIPSELKTSMPGKQKTDRSRSAFIKSRSGIGIHEFGGTTKPVGGEKKLVFSQSIGVGFTFKEHFRWYAGFGTRHYQHYADSIKNSPELQALNVHPNNHFFMMGVEYLIYHIGLSIEGGINLSKPFYYHFSKEFENTESIKYTLKKIFPSRMGLKLYLINTAKKPKHNVYFSAHINANFGQADFSEASLGYVYSFK from the coding sequence ATGAGATTTAAATCCTTAACTCTAATAATAGCACTAACGATCTGTTTTAGTTCTTTTGCCCAAGAAGACAAACATTTTATTGTTCCAGAACTTATGGTTGGATCGATAGTTCCTAATTATCTTAAAGCACCTTCATTTGGTATGAAAGTCGGTGGAGCTGTAACTTATTACAAAAGTGCAGAATCGAATACACCAACAAATCGGTATTATAACAAACCATTATTGGGTCTGCAAGCAGGAGTCTACCGTCTTGGTAATCCACAGGTATATGGAAATGAATTCAATTTGATGCCTGTGCTAGGATTAAGAATGAAAAAGGGTATGTTTCAATGGGGCATTGGTACATCCTACTTCACTAAGACTTACAGGCAAGATGAAAGAAATCAATCTATTGGAAGCCACTTTAATTGGGCTTTTAATTGGATGTATTATCGGTCATTTAAATTATTTGAGGAAAATGATTTGAGAATTGGCTTTGGTTACCGCCATTCTTCTAACGGACATACACAACTGCCCAATTATGGACTAAATTCAGCTATTCTTTCCATTACTATTATTCCATCCGAATTAAAAACCTCAATGCCAGGCAAGCAAAAAACAGACAGAAGCAGATCAGCATTTATAAAATCAAGAAGCGGAATTGGGATACATGAATTTGGAGGTACCACGAAACCGGTTGGTGGGGAAAAAAAATTAGTCTTTAGTCAAAGCATTGGAGTCGGTTTCACTTTCAAAGAACATTTCAGATGGTACGCAGGTTTTGGTACTAGACACTATCAGCATTATGCGGATTCAATTAAAAATAGCCCAGAGTTACAAGCTTTAAATGTTCATCCTAACAATCATTTTTTTATGATGGGAGTCGAATATTTGATTTACCATATTGGGCTTTCAATTGAAGGAGGAATTAACCTCTCAAAACCTTTTTACTATCATTTCTCAAAGGAATTTGAAAATACTGAAAGTATTAAATACACGCTAAAGAAAATATTCCCTAGTAGAATGGGACTGAAATTATATTTAATAAACACTGCAAAAAAACCGAAACATAATGTGTACTTCTCGGCTCATATTAATGCGAATTTCGGACAAGCTGACTTTTCAGAAGCAAGCTTGGGATATGTTTACAGTTTTAAGTAG
- the ung gene encoding uracil-DNA glycosylase, whose protein sequence is MNVKLEESWKKRLLEEFEKPYFHQLVEFVKAEYANNTIYPPAKEIFKAFDSCSFDDIKVVIIGQDPYHGPGQANGLCFSVRPGVPMPPSLVNIFKERKSDLGKAMPPNGDLTNWAEQGVLLLNATLTVAAKSPGSHQKKGWEEFTDAVIQKLSDEKENIVFILWGAYAQKKGAVIDREKHFVIESPHPSPFAAHRGFFGSKPFSKANEYLKSQNLSTIDW, encoded by the coding sequence ATGAACGTAAAACTAGAAGAAAGTTGGAAGAAAAGATTATTGGAGGAATTTGAAAAACCTTATTTTCATCAATTGGTAGAATTTGTAAAAGCTGAATATGCTAATAATACTATCTATCCACCAGCGAAAGAAATCTTTAAAGCATTTGATAGTTGTTCATTCGATGATATAAAAGTAGTTATAATAGGTCAAGACCCTTATCATGGACCTGGTCAGGCAAATGGATTATGTTTCTCGGTTCGTCCTGGAGTACCTATGCCACCATCATTAGTCAATATTTTTAAGGAACGAAAATCTGATTTGGGAAAGGCAATGCCTCCAAATGGTGATTTAACCAATTGGGCAGAGCAAGGCGTTTTGCTTTTAAATGCTACTTTAACAGTTGCTGCAAAATCTCCAGGTTCACATCAGAAAAAAGGCTGGGAAGAATTTACAGATGCAGTAATACAAAAGCTTTCAGATGAAAAAGAAAATATAGTGTTCATATTGTGGGGTGCTTATGCTCAGAAAAAAGGAGCTGTTATCGACCGAGAGAAGCACTTTGTGATTGAATCCCCGCATCCTTCTCCATTTGCTGCCCACAGAGGTTTTTTTGGTTCAAAACCATTCAGCAAAGCTAATGAATATCTAAAATCACAAAATCTTTCTACTATCGATTGGTGA
- a CDS encoding SIR2 family NAD-dependent protein deacylase: MKKKLVVLTGAGISAESGIPTFRGEDGLWEGHDVTEVASPQGWAKDRALVLDFYNQRRKAIFESQANEAHKILADLEDHFNVEIITQNIDDLHERGGSSNVLHLHGEIKKARSTADETLIYELDNWELKEGDQCEKGSQLRPHIVWFGEMVPLIEPAAQIASEADIFLVVGTSLKVYPAAGLIHQVGPHVPIYVVDPSTPDYYGNNQITAIAKGAVEGMRELYKELVNKKA; encoded by the coding sequence ATGAAAAAGAAATTAGTCGTCTTAACCGGAGCGGGAATAAGTGCTGAAAGTGGGATTCCAACTTTTAGAGGAGAAGATGGATTATGGGAAGGACATGATGTTACTGAAGTGGCCTCCCCACAAGGCTGGGCTAAAGATCGAGCTTTGGTTTTAGACTTTTACAATCAAAGAAGAAAGGCAATTTTTGAATCGCAAGCTAATGAAGCGCACAAAATTCTAGCTGATTTAGAAGATCATTTTAATGTAGAAATCATCACTCAGAATATTGATGATCTGCACGAAAGAGGAGGTTCAAGCAATGTGTTACACTTACATGGTGAAATCAAAAAAGCAAGAAGTACGGCCGATGAAACTTTAATTTATGAGCTTGACAATTGGGAATTAAAAGAAGGAGATCAATGTGAAAAAGGTTCGCAATTAAGACCTCATATTGTTTGGTTTGGTGAAATGGTGCCTCTGATTGAGCCAGCAGCTCAAATTGCATCAGAAGCTGATATTTTCTTAGTTGTCGGTACTTCGCTAAAAGTTTATCCTGCCGCAGGCTTGATCCACCAAGTAGGACCTCATGTACCCATTTATGTGGTAGACCCGAGCACACCCGATTATTATGGCAACAATCAAATAACTGCTATTGCAAAAGGAGCGGTTGAGGGGATGAGAGAATTGTATAAAGAATTAGTAAACAAAAAAGCCTGA
- a CDS encoding OmpA family protein — MIVRTIFIALVIFSSAACVTQKKYDQLLAEKVKLDADKMELEDELKMKKNTIESLEAQLAEEKESLEKSKEAYQASQSSLDSLQQQYETLNDYYDKLMSSSGKLNKDLANKEKQLLQMEADLEISKERNDELAANLAEREERVAELEKILADKEAAVNALKQKVSEALLNFKENDLTVEVKNGKVYVSLAEQLLFNSGSTVVDTKGVEALKKLAQVLKENQDVNIVVEGHTDDVPISGNNRYLKDNWDLSVLRATSIVRILTQNGASPERVTAAGKGEFSPKSTNDTAEGRRENRRTEIILTPKLDELFQILESN, encoded by the coding sequence ATGATAGTAAGAACAATATTTATTGCCTTAGTAATTTTTAGTAGTGCTGCATGTGTAACCCAGAAGAAATATGACCAGCTTTTGGCTGAGAAAGTTAAACTGGATGCTGATAAAATGGAGTTGGAAGATGAGTTGAAAATGAAAAAGAATACAATTGAATCATTAGAAGCTCAACTGGCAGAAGAAAAAGAGTCTTTAGAGAAATCCAAAGAAGCGTATCAAGCATCCCAGAGCAGCCTAGATTCCTTACAGCAACAATATGAAACGCTAAACGACTATTATGATAAATTAATGAGCAGTAGTGGAAAGCTTAATAAAGATTTAGCCAATAAAGAAAAGCAATTATTACAAATGGAAGCTGATTTAGAAATTTCAAAAGAAAGAAATGATGAATTAGCGGCTAACTTAGCTGAGCGTGAGGAAAGAGTTGCTGAATTAGAAAAAATATTGGCGGATAAGGAAGCAGCAGTAAATGCACTAAAGCAAAAGGTAAGTGAGGCTTTACTTAATTTTAAGGAAAACGACCTGACAGTAGAAGTCAAAAACGGTAAAGTATATGTTTCTTTAGCGGAGCAATTATTATTTAACTCCGGGAGTACAGTAGTAGATACAAAAGGAGTAGAGGCCTTAAAGAAATTGGCTCAGGTATTAAAAGAAAACCAAGATGTTAATATAGTAGTAGAAGGCCACACTGATGATGTTCCAATTTCGGGAAACAATAGATATTTAAAAGATAACTGGGATTTAAGTGTGTTGAGAGCTACTTCAATAGTAAGAATATTAACGCAAAATGGAGCTTCACCCGAAAGAGTTACTGCTGCTGGTAAAGGCGAATTTTCACCTAAATCTACAAATGATACTGCAGAAGGAAGAAGAGAAAATAGAAGGACTGAAATCATCCTCACACCTAAACTGGATGAGCTATTCCAAATATTGGAATCAAATTAA
- the apaG gene encoding Co2+/Mg2+ efflux protein ApaG: protein MVQSITKGIHVSVETEFQPEYSSPVQFHYVFTYKVIIENKGDQTVQLLRRQWYIHDAANAIKEVEGEGVIGQQPILEPGQKHTYVSGCNLKSPFGKMHGYYQMERMLDGQLIEVRIPEFVMIAPYKLN from the coding sequence ATGGTTCAGTCAATCACAAAAGGCATACATGTTAGTGTGGAAACAGAATTCCAGCCAGAATATAGCAGTCCGGTGCAGTTCCATTATGTATTCACATACAAGGTAATAATTGAAAATAAAGGGGATCAGACAGTACAATTACTAAGAAGACAATGGTATATCCATGATGCTGCAAATGCTATTAAGGAAGTTGAAGGAGAAGGCGTAATTGGACAACAACCTATACTAGAACCTGGTCAAAAACACACCTACGTTTCCGGATGCAATTTAAAATCACCATTCGGTAAAATGCATGGCTATTATCAAATGGAAAGAATGCTTGATGGGCAACTAATCGAAGTAAGAATTCCTGAATTTGTAATGATAGCACCTTATAAATTGAATTAA
- a CDS encoding SOS response-associated peptidase, whose amino-acid sequence MCYDVAYLTQKKKKYAERHPDKDLEAIESYFDEKGNPIKPVFHTTGFDHPKLAVITLEKPDEFQLMEWGLIPSWVKDNDQAHQMHNKTINARSESMFEKPAFRKAAADKRCIVMVDGFFEHQHRKKEQVPHYISLKDNQPMSLAGIYEEWVNPENGLKKQTISIVTTQANSMMAEIHNSPKLKEPRMPLILPKELEEEWLNSIQDKVSKEQVEALIKPYDEKFMQAWPVKAVRGKKNRPQTHDIIEPQEYGEQLGLF is encoded by the coding sequence ATGTGTTACGATGTTGCTTATTTAACTCAGAAAAAGAAAAAATACGCTGAACGCCATCCTGATAAGGACCTAGAGGCTATTGAAAGTTATTTTGATGAAAAAGGAAACCCCATAAAACCGGTTTTCCATACTACAGGGTTCGACCACCCTAAGCTAGCTGTAATTACATTAGAAAAACCAGATGAATTTCAATTGATGGAATGGGGATTGATTCCATCATGGGTGAAAGATAATGATCAAGCCCACCAGATGCATAACAAAACGATTAATGCCAGAAGTGAAAGCATGTTTGAGAAACCGGCTTTTAGAAAAGCTGCAGCAGACAAAAGATGCATAGTGATGGTAGATGGTTTCTTTGAACACCAACATAGAAAAAAAGAACAGGTCCCTCATTACATCAGCTTGAAAGATAATCAACCTATGAGTTTAGCTGGGATTTACGAAGAATGGGTTAATCCTGAAAACGGACTGAAAAAGCAAACCATTAGTATTGTGACTACTCAGGCGAATTCCATGATGGCTGAAATTCACAACAGCCCAAAATTGAAAGAGCCTCGGATGCCTTTGATTCTACCTAAAGAACTAGAAGAAGAATGGTTGAATTCTATTCAAGATAAAGTGAGCAAAGAGCAAGTGGAAGCTTTAATTAAACCTTATGATGAAAAATTCATGCAAGCTTGGCCTGTAAAGGCTGTCAGAGGGAAGAAAAACAGACCACAAACTCATGATATAATTGAGCCTCAGGAATACGGTGAGCAACTGGGCTTATTTTAA